A stretch of Sulfurimonas xiamenensis DNA encodes these proteins:
- a CDS encoding carbonic anhydrase gives MKLCKVLGSSIAALLLSTALLASEGAAHWGYTGHEGPENWGTLSADYSMCKDGKSQSPINITSEVTVEAENMQKIGFDYKTGISSVINNGHTIQVNFDAGSSITVDSIKFPLIQFHFHTPSENQIDGKEFPLEGHFVHATKDGSLAVVGLMFEDGAENPFLKKVWAKMPKKAGGKESLSISADEVNALLPEDKDYYRFNGSLTTPPCSEGVRWLVLKNYSTISKEQTKEFLDTFHHANNRPIQPINARKVIE, from the coding sequence ATGAAACTATGTAAAGTTCTAGGAAGCAGTATAGCGGCTCTACTTTTAAGTACAGCTCTTTTAGCATCAGAGGGAGCAGCTCACTGGGGATATACTGGACACGAAGGTCCTGAGAACTGGGGCACTCTCTCTGCTGATTACAGTATGTGTAAAGATGGTAAAAGCCAATCTCCTATCAATATTACTTCAGAAGTAACAGTTGAAGCAGAGAATATGCAGAAGATCGGGTTTGACTATAAGACAGGTATATCATCTGTGATAAACAACGGTCATACTATTCAGGTTAATTTTGATGCGGGAAGCAGTATTACTGTAGATAGTATCAAGTTTCCGCTTATTCAGTTCCATTTTCACACACCAAGTGAGAATCAGATAGACGGCAAAGAGTTCCCTCTTGAAGGTCACTTTGTTCATGCAACAAAAGATGGCTCTTTAGCGGTTGTAGGGTTGATGTTCGAAGACGGAGCAGAAAATCCGTTTCTAAAAAAAGTGTGGGCTAAAATGCCTAAGAAAGCTGGTGGCAAAGAGTCTTTGAGTATCTCTGCGGATGAAGTAAATGCGCTTTTGCCAGAAGATAAAGATTACTACAGATTTAACGGTTCATTAACTACTCCGCCGTGCAGCGAGGGTGTAAGATGGCTTGTTCTTAAAAACTACTCGACTATCTCTAAAGAGCAGACAAAAGAGTTTTTAGATACTTTCCATCATGCTAACAATAGACCTATCCAGCCTATCAACGCTAGAAAAGTAATAGAGTAG
- a CDS encoding YggS family pyridoxal phosphate-dependent enzyme: MNDEEYKIYIDDIIRRVESARVKFSEYQIIKIVAISKYSTTKEIEKLYRIGQRAFGENKVQDLRAKSSELEDLPLEWHFVGNLQKNKINNLLDINPALFHGLDSLELAHELQKKLEAREMTLEALLQINSAKEESKHGVIPEDAVAIYNQIKKECPNIHLRGVMSIGAHSDNRAVVKKSFETTYDIYKQLDGATICSMGMSGDFELAIECGSNMVRLGSIMFNK; this comes from the coding sequence ATGAATGACGAAGAATACAAAATTTATATAGATGATATTATCAGACGGGTTGAGTCTGCAAGAGTTAAATTTAGCGAATATCAGATTATTAAAATTGTTGCAATTAGCAAATACTCTACAACCAAAGAGATAGAAAAATTATATAGAATTGGTCAAAGAGCTTTTGGGGAGAACAAAGTTCAAGATCTAAGAGCAAAAAGCAGTGAGCTTGAAGACCTGCCGCTGGAGTGGCACTTTGTAGGAAATCTGCAAAAAAACAAGATAAACAACCTTCTGGACATCAACCCTGCTCTTTTTCATGGACTTGATTCGCTAGAGCTTGCACATGAGCTGCAAAAGAAACTTGAAGCAAGAGAGATGACACTGGAGGCGCTTCTTCAGATAAACTCTGCAAAAGAGGAGTCCAAACACGGCGTAATACCAGAAGATGCGGTTGCAATTTACAACCAGATAAAAAAAGAGTGTCCAAATATCCACTTAAGAGGCGTTATGAGCATCGGCGCGCATAGTGATAACAGAGCGGTAGTTAAGAAGAGTTTTGAGACTACTTATGATATCTATAAGCAGTTAGATGGTGCTACGATCTGTTCTATGGGGATGAGCGGGGATTTTGAGCTGGCTATCGAGTGCGGGTCAAATATGGTTCGTCTCGGCTCAATAATGTTTAATAAGTAA